Proteins found in one Amycolatopsis camponoti genomic segment:
- the panD gene encoding aspartate 1-decarboxylase, with amino-acid sequence MHRTLMNAKIHRATVTQADLHYVGSLTIDAELMAAADIVEGERVQVVDITNGARLETYAITGEPGSGVIGVNGAAAHLVHPGDLVIIITYAQVDEAERAGHRPRVVHVDADNRQVHLGHDPAEPVPGAEAQLSGRG; translated from the coding sequence GTGCACCGCACCCTGATGAACGCCAAGATCCACCGGGCGACCGTCACCCAGGCCGACCTGCACTACGTCGGCTCGTTGACGATCGACGCCGAGCTGATGGCCGCCGCGGACATCGTGGAAGGCGAACGGGTCCAGGTCGTCGACATCACCAACGGCGCCCGCCTGGAGACCTACGCGATCACCGGCGAGCCGGGCTCCGGAGTCATCGGCGTCAACGGCGCCGCCGCGCACCTGGTGCACCCCGGCGACCTCGTCATCATCATCACCTACGCCCAGGTCGACGAGGCCGAGCGCGCGGGGCACCGGCCGCGCGTGGTGCACGTGGACGCGGACAACCGCCAGGTCCACCTGGGACACGATCCCGCCGAGCCGGTGCCCGGCGCGGAGGCTCAGCTGTCCGGCCGCGGCTGA
- a CDS encoding DinB family protein, whose translation MSNTSSKTHRAWPARLAWDELRLQLDFLQFLRATAVNKLAGLPVSQAAATPFSTSPRLSALGVVKHLTAVERWWLSIEAGGADLPSLWAGSPDPSWDLSPDDTPASVVAAYKAEWARSEKSLRRLGPDDRTRRRSEFTVRWVVAHVVQETARHVGHLDLLRELADGEVGE comes from the coding sequence ATGTCGAACACGAGTTCGAAGACGCACCGGGCCTGGCCGGCCCGGCTGGCCTGGGACGAGTTGCGCCTGCAGCTGGACTTCCTGCAGTTCCTCCGCGCGACGGCGGTGAACAAGCTGGCGGGGCTGCCGGTTTCGCAGGCGGCGGCGACGCCGTTCTCGACGTCGCCGCGGTTGAGTGCGCTGGGGGTGGTGAAGCACCTGACGGCGGTGGAGCGGTGGTGGCTGTCGATCGAGGCGGGCGGAGCGGACCTGCCGTCGCTGTGGGCGGGGTCGCCGGACCCCAGCTGGGACTTGTCACCGGACGACACACCGGCCTCGGTGGTGGCGGCGTACAAGGCCGAGTGGGCCCGGTCGGAGAAGTCGTTGCGCCGACTGGGTCCCGACGACCGGACGCGGCGGCGGTCGGAGTTCACGGTCAGGTGGGTGGTGGCCCACGTGGTCCAGGAGACGGCGCGGCACGTGGGGCATCTGGATCTGCTGCGGGAGCTGGCCGATGGGGAGGTGGGTGAGTGA
- a CDS encoding ABC transporter ATP-binding protein: protein MTRELLPVADGRRIRAVVGELVGRSKGRAAAAATMLVAATAIGLLTAPLLGEVVDLVATRRPAADLVTPISGLVLVAIAQAIATAIGVSMVARLGETILAELRERFVERALGLPLEQLERAGSGDLTARVTNDVSVVAEGVRQALPELGRSVLTVVLTLGALAVLDWRFLLAALVAVPIQVWTVRWYVPRAKPLYASQREAVGAQQQQLLDTIGGAKTVRAFRLADAHLDRVRQRSDTAVDLALRGIRLVTRFYARLNLAEFVGLSAVLAAGFLLVGANAVTVGVATAAALYFHSLFGPITTALALVDDAQAAAASLARLIGVADLPAEESPSQPSRPVDASVKTAAAGYSYVDGHPVLRDVDLGVAPGERVALVGASGAGKTTLAKLIAGIHRPSSGSVTLGGVPLDELGPEATRRTVALISQEVHVFAGPLAEDLRLACPSASDADLRAALAKVGALSWVDSLPSGLATVVGEGGHQLTVTQAQQLALVRLVLADPPIAILDEATAEAGSAGSRVLESAAAAALEGRTALVVAHRLTQAAASDRIVVLDAGAVVETGTHDDLVAAGGQYAKLWAAWSGQRA from the coding sequence ATGACCCGCGAACTCCTCCCCGTGGCCGACGGCCGCCGGATCCGCGCCGTCGTCGGCGAGCTCGTCGGCCGGTCGAAGGGCCGCGCCGCGGCCGCGGCCACGATGCTGGTCGCCGCCACCGCGATCGGACTGCTGACCGCTCCCCTGCTCGGCGAAGTCGTCGACCTCGTCGCGACGCGCCGGCCGGCGGCCGACCTGGTCACGCCGATCTCCGGGCTGGTGCTCGTCGCGATCGCGCAGGCCATCGCGACCGCCATCGGCGTGTCGATGGTGGCTCGGCTGGGCGAGACGATCCTGGCCGAGCTGCGCGAACGCTTCGTGGAGCGGGCGCTGGGACTGCCGCTCGAACAGCTCGAGCGCGCCGGCTCCGGCGACCTCACCGCCCGCGTGACGAACGACGTCTCGGTCGTCGCGGAAGGCGTGCGGCAGGCGTTGCCCGAGCTGGGCCGCTCGGTGCTCACGGTCGTCCTGACCCTCGGCGCGCTGGCCGTGCTGGACTGGCGGTTCCTGCTGGCCGCGCTGGTCGCCGTGCCGATCCAGGTGTGGACCGTGCGCTGGTACGTGCCGCGCGCGAAACCGCTGTACGCGAGCCAGCGCGAGGCCGTCGGCGCGCAACAGCAGCAGCTGCTGGACACCATCGGCGGCGCGAAGACCGTCCGCGCGTTCCGGCTGGCGGACGCGCACCTGGACCGGGTGCGGCAGCGGTCCGACACGGCCGTCGACCTGGCGTTGCGCGGGATCCGGCTGGTGACGCGGTTCTACGCGCGGCTCAACCTGGCGGAGTTCGTCGGGCTGTCCGCCGTGCTGGCCGCCGGGTTCCTGCTGGTCGGGGCGAACGCGGTGACGGTCGGTGTGGCGACGGCGGCGGCGCTGTACTTCCACAGCCTGTTCGGGCCGATCACGACGGCGCTGGCCCTGGTCGACGACGCGCAGGCGGCCGCGGCCAGCCTCGCGCGCCTGATCGGCGTGGCCGACTTGCCCGCCGAGGAATCGCCTTCGCAGCCTTCCCGGCCGGTGGACGCGTCGGTGAAGACGGCGGCGGCCGGCTATTCCTATGTGGACGGTCACCCGGTGCTGCGCGACGTCGACCTCGGCGTGGCACCCGGCGAGCGGGTGGCGCTGGTCGGGGCGAGCGGGGCCGGGAAGACGACGCTGGCCAAGCTGATCGCCGGGATCCACCGGCCGTCTTCGGGTTCGGTGACGCTCGGCGGGGTGCCCCTGGACGAACTGGGGCCCGAGGCGACCCGGCGCACGGTCGCGCTGATCAGCCAGGAGGTCCACGTGTTCGCGGGACCGCTGGCCGAAGACCTCCGCCTGGCGTGCCCGTCGGCGTCCGACGCGGACCTGCGGGCGGCACTGGCGAAGGTGGGCGCACTGTCCTGGGTGGACAGTCTGCCGTCCGGATTGGCCACGGTCGTCGGCGAAGGCGGCCACCAGCTGACGGTGACCCAGGCGCAGCAGCTGGCGCTGGTCCGGCTGGTGCTGGCCGACCCCCCGATCGCGATCCTCGACGAGGCCACGGCGGAGGCGGGCAGCGCGGGTTCCCGGGTTCTGGAGTCGGCGGCCGCGGCGGCCCTGGAAGGCCGGACGGCGCTGGTGGTGGCCCACAGGTTGACCCAGGCGGCGGCGTCCGACCGGATCGTGGTCCTGGACGCGGGCGCGGTGGTGGAGACCGGCACGCACGACGACCTCGTCGCGGCCGGCGGCCAGTACGCGAAGCTGTGGGCAGCCTGGTCGGGCCAGCGCGCCTGA
- the srmL gene encoding PheS-related mystery ligase SrmL gives MPETPSRLVRDLAIRDLTDPAAGPHAMQLVVERAVAAVRGPRTEVRWWRGDRIVSVADNYDNLGYDPADVTRDARYTRYVDADHVLRSHSSALVPGALRALGARPADDVLLVCPGIVYRRDSIDRLHTGTPHQLDLWRITRTKNDLGHLVESLATELLPGRRWRLEPRRHPYTVDGAQLDVRHHGEWIEVAECGLVHPDVLARAGLDDRWSGLALGMGLDRMLMLLKDIPDIRLLRSPDPAVAAQLTDLAPYRPVSTLPPVRRDLSVAVAHDDRAEDLGDRVRAALGDDADVVESVEILQETPCAHLPPQALARLGATEDQKNLLVRLVLRPLSATLSDREANVLRDRAYAALHQGSGSQSAEGERGEAS, from the coding sequence ATGCCCGAAACACCCAGCCGGCTCGTCCGTGACCTCGCGATTCGCGATCTCACCGATCCCGCGGCCGGCCCGCACGCGATGCAGCTCGTCGTCGAGCGGGCCGTCGCCGCCGTCCGAGGGCCGCGGACCGAAGTGCGGTGGTGGCGGGGGGATCGGATCGTCAGCGTCGCCGACAACTACGACAACCTGGGCTACGACCCCGCCGACGTCACCCGCGACGCGCGCTACACCCGCTACGTCGACGCGGACCACGTGCTGCGCAGCCACTCCAGCGCCCTGGTCCCCGGCGCGCTGCGGGCGCTCGGAGCGCGGCCGGCCGACGACGTCCTGCTCGTCTGCCCCGGCATCGTCTACCGCCGGGACAGCATCGATCGGCTGCACACCGGTACTCCGCACCAGCTCGACCTGTGGCGGATCACGCGCACGAAGAACGACCTGGGCCACCTGGTCGAATCCCTCGCCACCGAACTCCTGCCGGGCCGGCGGTGGCGCCTCGAACCCCGCCGTCATCCGTACACAGTGGACGGTGCTCAGCTCGACGTCCGCCACCACGGCGAGTGGATCGAGGTCGCCGAATGCGGACTCGTCCACCCCGATGTCCTCGCCCGCGCCGGCCTCGACGACCGCTGGTCCGGGCTGGCTCTCGGCATGGGCCTCGACCGGATGCTGATGCTGCTGAAGGACATCCCGGACATCCGCCTCCTGCGGTCACCCGATCCGGCCGTCGCGGCGCAGCTCACCGACCTCGCGCCGTACCGCCCGGTCTCGACCCTGCCGCCCGTGCGCCGCGACCTCTCCGTCGCGGTCGCGCACGACGATCGCGCCGAGGACCTCGGCGATCGCGTCCGCGCCGCCCTCGGCGACGATGCCGACGTCGTCGAATCGGTCGAGATCCTGCAGGAGACGCCGTGCGCGCACTTGCCCCCTCAGGCGCTGGCCCGGCTCGGCGCCACCGAAGACCAGAAGAACCTCCTGGTCCGGCTGGTCCTGCGCCCGCTGAGCGCGACCCTGTCGGACCGCGAGGCGAACGTCCTGCGCGACCGGGCCTACGCCGCCCTGCACCAGGGGTCAGGTTCGCAGTCCGCGGAGGGCGAGCGCGGCGAAGCGTCGTGA
- a CDS encoding MbtH family protein produces the protein MTNPFEDPSGTYLVLVNAENQHSLWPEFVEVPAGWTVAFGPSGRQECLDHVEANWTDMRPKSLADAMDD, from the coding sequence ATGACCAACCCGTTCGAAGATCCGTCCGGTACGTACCTGGTGCTGGTCAACGCGGAGAACCAGCACAGCCTGTGGCCGGAGTTCGTCGAGGTCCCGGCCGGCTGGACGGTCGCGTTCGGCCCGTCGGGCCGCCAGGAGTGCCTGGACCACGTGGAAGCGAACTGGACGGACATGCGGCCCAAGTCCCTGGCCGACGCGATGGACGACTGA
- a CDS encoding ABC transporter substrate-binding protein, with translation MSVFQGGAGFSRRGFLIGTGGLAATVALVACGSSDDKAAPASSGPWEFTDDRGQKAARDQRPTRVVAYVSSAAALWDYGVRPVGVFGPQKTADGGKEIQAGNIDLGAVTSIGNAWDDFSMEKFAATKPDLVITGLTGAKPTDLWVLKDDLGPKVQQVAPIVAMSEYKVTLPKVIERYEQLAVALGGDANSDVIKKGKEDFQKASDDLKAAIKAKPGLKVLVVSSDKDNLYVCKPEFFADLAYYRDLGLDIVNGAGTDDYFETLSWEQAGKYPADLILTDSRTYALSRPQLAAIPTWAQLPAVKASQLADWSTEPRFNPVLAAPVIRKLTEVVKGARTDITA, from the coding sequence ATGTCCGTGTTTCAAGGCGGTGCCGGGTTCAGCCGGCGTGGATTCCTGATCGGCACCGGCGGGCTGGCCGCCACCGTGGCCCTCGTCGCGTGTGGCAGCAGTGACGACAAGGCCGCCCCGGCGTCCTCCGGTCCGTGGGAGTTCACCGACGACCGCGGGCAGAAGGCCGCGCGCGACCAGCGTCCGACGCGGGTCGTGGCTTACGTCAGCTCCGCGGCCGCGCTGTGGGACTACGGCGTCCGCCCGGTCGGCGTGTTCGGCCCGCAGAAGACGGCCGACGGCGGCAAGGAGATCCAGGCCGGCAACATCGACCTCGGCGCCGTGACGTCGATCGGCAACGCGTGGGACGACTTCAGCATGGAGAAGTTCGCCGCGACCAAGCCGGACCTGGTGATCACCGGGCTCACCGGCGCCAAGCCGACCGACCTGTGGGTGCTCAAGGACGACCTCGGCCCCAAGGTGCAGCAGGTCGCGCCGATCGTCGCGATGTCGGAGTACAAGGTCACGCTGCCGAAGGTGATCGAGCGCTACGAGCAGCTCGCGGTCGCGCTGGGCGGCGACGCGAACTCCGACGTCATCAAGAAGGGCAAGGAAGACTTCCAGAAGGCGTCCGACGACCTGAAGGCCGCCATCAAGGCCAAGCCGGGCCTCAAGGTGCTGGTGGTGTCCAGCGACAAGGACAACCTGTACGTCTGCAAGCCGGAGTTCTTCGCGGACCTGGCGTACTACCGCGACCTGGGCCTGGACATCGTCAACGGCGCCGGCACGGACGACTACTTCGAGACGCTCAGCTGGGAGCAGGCCGGCAAGTACCCGGCCGACCTGATCCTGACCGACAGCCGCACGTACGCGCTGTCGCGCCCGCAGCTGGCGGCGATCCCGACGTGGGCGCAGCTGCCCGCCGTCAAGGCGAGCCAGCTCGCCGACTGGTCGACCGAACCCCGGTTCAACCCGGTGCTCGCGGCCCCGGTCATCCGGAAGCTGACCGAGGTCGTCAAGGGTGCCCGCACGGACATCACCGCCTGA
- a CDS encoding TetR/AcrR family transcriptional regulator, with product MADHLPHLLRSDARDNRERILDAARLVFAAEGLDAPMREIARRAGVGPATLYRRFPTKELLVTAAFADQMRACYAIVDEGLADPDPWRGFALVVERLCELHARDRGFTTAFVSAFPHAIDFAAERERALRSIAELIRRAQEAGHVRPDVVLDDLVLVLMANGGIQAPTPAARLAASRRFAALALRGLRT from the coding sequence GTGGCCGATCATTTGCCTCACCTGCTGCGCTCCGACGCCCGCGACAACCGTGAGCGCATCCTCGACGCGGCCCGCCTGGTGTTCGCCGCCGAGGGCCTGGACGCGCCGATGCGCGAGATCGCCCGGCGCGCCGGGGTCGGGCCGGCCACCCTGTACCGCCGGTTCCCCACCAAGGAACTGCTGGTCACCGCGGCGTTCGCGGACCAGATGCGGGCGTGCTACGCCATCGTCGACGAAGGGCTCGCCGATCCCGATCCGTGGCGCGGTTTCGCCCTGGTCGTCGAGCGGCTGTGCGAGCTGCACGCGCGCGACCGGGGCTTCACCACGGCCTTCGTCTCGGCGTTCCCGCACGCGATCGACTTCGCCGCCGAACGCGAACGGGCCTTGCGGTCGATCGCCGAGCTGATCCGCCGCGCGCAGGAGGCCGGGCACGTGCGCCCGGACGTCGTCCTGGACGACCTGGTCCTGGTGCTCATGGCCAACGGCGGCATCCAGGCGCCGACCCCGGCGGCCCGTCTCGCTGCTTCACGACGCTTCGCCGCGCTCGCCCTCCGCGGACTGCGAACCTGA
- a CDS encoding zinc-binding dehydrogenase — protein MKAVAVQAFGDPEGLAVIDVPVPEPAAGQVLVATEAIGVGGVDAVIRSGALAAYGFRDGHILGGEIAGTVTAVGDGVDREWTGRRVWAFTGVGGGYAEQAVAPAETLVPLPAATSAVDAVTLGSSGAVAHFGLRHAHFAPGESVLVRGAAGGLGIMTVQLAARAGAGAIAVTTSSPERGERLRGLGATRVLDRAGEGTADTYDVVIDIVAGPDLPSFFAKLSPNGRLVAIGAVAGDPPADFGKQLFAAFQRSLSFSTFSANTVPQADRRAVTAELFAAANRGELTSVVHEVLPLDQAVLAHRKMQAGEVFGRIVLTPPES, from the coding sequence ATGAAAGCAGTTGCGGTGCAAGCGTTCGGCGATCCCGAGGGGCTCGCGGTCATCGACGTCCCGGTCCCGGAACCGGCCGCGGGACAGGTGCTGGTCGCCACCGAGGCGATCGGCGTGGGCGGGGTCGACGCCGTGATCCGCAGCGGCGCCCTCGCCGCGTACGGGTTCCGGGACGGGCACATCCTCGGCGGCGAGATCGCGGGCACGGTGACCGCGGTCGGCGACGGCGTCGACCGCGAGTGGACCGGACGGCGCGTGTGGGCCTTCACCGGCGTGGGCGGCGGGTACGCCGAGCAGGCGGTCGCCCCGGCCGAGACGCTCGTCCCGCTCCCGGCGGCGACGTCGGCCGTGGACGCGGTGACGCTCGGCAGCTCCGGCGCCGTGGCGCACTTCGGCCTCCGCCACGCCCACTTCGCGCCGGGCGAGTCGGTGCTGGTCCGCGGCGCGGCGGGCGGTCTCGGGATCATGACGGTCCAGCTCGCCGCCCGCGCCGGAGCCGGCGCGATCGCGGTGACGACGTCGTCGCCCGAGCGTGGCGAACGCCTGCGTGGACTCGGCGCGACCCGCGTGCTGGACCGCGCCGGCGAGGGGACGGCCGACACCTACGACGTCGTCATCGACATCGTCGCCGGGCCGGACCTGCCGTCGTTCTTCGCCAAGCTCAGCCCGAACGGCCGCCTGGTGGCGATCGGCGCGGTCGCCGGCGACCCTCCGGCGGACTTCGGCAAGCAGCTGTTCGCGGCGTTCCAGAGGTCGCTGTCGTTCTCGACCTTCAGCGCGAACACCGTGCCCCAGGCCGACCGGCGAGCGGTGACGGCGGAGCTGTTCGCCGCCGCGAACAGGGGAGAGCTGACCTCGGTCGTGCACGAGGTCCTGCCGCTGGACCAGGCGGTACTGGCCCACCGGAAGATGCAGGCCGGCGAGGTGTTCGGGAGGATCGTGCTGACTCCGCCGGAAAGCTGA
- a CDS encoding ABC transporter ATP-binding protein, translating to MSTTGREVLRRSITGQRRSVTLAAVLTAGHQGGEALVPVVIGVVIDQAVAGGSVGTLLLWLAVLAVLFAALSTSYRLGARFGERAAERAAHDLRLDIGRRVLHPGGGAEAGNLAGELVSIGTSDAKRVGQLNGVLPFGVAGLAGLLVSAVVLLTMSVPLGLLVLLGTPPMLYLAHLIGKPLERRSEAEQERSAFASGIATDLVAGLRVLKGVGAERAAVDRYRRTSQDSLKATLRAARAQAWHNGALLALTGIFIAVVALVGGNLAAAGEISVGDLVAAVGLAQYLITPFSIFSWVNGELAQGRASAGRIADVLNAPHAVDAGEATLPAPAAGHVRLSALGRGALRDVDFEARPGELLGVVATDPAAATDLLDCLGRAADPATGTVSVDAVDLSTVDPSRVREVVLVAAHDADLFAGTVAENFATGPLSEEAMSAAAVDEVAGALPDGVATEVTERGRSLSGGQRQRVALARALAVDAPVLVLHDPTTAVDTVTEARIAAGLAELRRGRTTILVTTSPALLAATDRVVLLDDGRIAGVGSHAELAGRADYRAAVLS from the coding sequence GTGAGCACGACGGGACGGGAAGTCCTCCGCCGTTCGATCACCGGGCAACGACGATCGGTGACCCTCGCGGCGGTGCTGACGGCGGGCCACCAGGGCGGCGAAGCGCTGGTGCCGGTGGTGATCGGCGTGGTGATCGACCAGGCCGTCGCGGGTGGCTCGGTGGGCACGCTGCTCCTCTGGCTGGCGGTGCTGGCCGTGCTGTTCGCCGCGCTGTCGACCAGCTACCGCCTCGGTGCCCGCTTCGGCGAGCGCGCCGCCGAACGCGCCGCCCACGACCTGCGCCTCGACATCGGACGCCGCGTGCTGCACCCCGGCGGCGGCGCCGAAGCCGGCAACCTCGCGGGCGAACTCGTCAGCATCGGCACGTCGGACGCGAAGCGGGTCGGCCAGCTCAACGGCGTCCTCCCGTTCGGCGTCGCCGGGCTGGCCGGGCTGCTGGTCAGCGCCGTCGTGCTGCTTACCATGAGCGTCCCGCTCGGCCTGCTCGTGCTGCTCGGCACGCCGCCGATGCTGTACCTGGCGCACCTGATCGGCAAACCGCTCGAACGCCGCAGCGAGGCCGAGCAGGAGCGCTCCGCCTTCGCCTCCGGCATCGCCACCGACCTGGTCGCGGGGCTGCGCGTGCTCAAGGGCGTCGGCGCCGAACGCGCCGCCGTCGACCGCTACCGCCGCACCAGCCAGGATTCGCTCAAAGCGACGCTCCGCGCCGCGCGCGCCCAGGCTTGGCACAACGGCGCGCTGCTCGCGCTGACCGGGATCTTCATCGCCGTCGTCGCGCTCGTCGGCGGGAACCTCGCCGCGGCGGGCGAAATCAGCGTCGGCGACCTCGTCGCCGCGGTCGGCCTGGCGCAGTACCTGATCACGCCGTTCTCGATCTTCTCGTGGGTGAACGGCGAGCTCGCGCAAGGCCGCGCGTCGGCCGGGCGCATCGCCGACGTCCTGAACGCACCGCACGCCGTCGACGCCGGGGAAGCCACGCTGCCCGCCCCCGCCGCCGGGCACGTCCGGCTTTCCGCGCTCGGCCGGGGGGCGCTGCGCGACGTCGACTTCGAAGCCCGCCCGGGTGAGCTGCTCGGCGTCGTCGCCACCGACCCGGCCGCGGCGACCGACCTCCTGGACTGCCTCGGCCGCGCCGCCGACCCCGCGACCGGCACGGTGTCGGTCGACGCGGTCGATCTGTCCACTGTGGACCCGAGCCGGGTTCGTGAGGTCGTTCTGGTGGCCGCGCACGACGCGGACCTGTTCGCCGGCACCGTCGCCGAGAACTTCGCGACCGGGCCGCTCAGCGAGGAAGCGATGTCCGCGGCCGCCGTCGACGAGGTGGCCGGCGCGCTGCCCGACGGCGTCGCCACCGAGGTCACCGAACGCGGCCGGTCGCTCTCGGGTGGGCAGCGCCAGCGGGTCGCGCTCGCCCGGGCGCTCGCCGTCGACGCGCCGGTGCTCGTCCTGCACGATCCGACGACCGCCGTCGACACCGTCACCGAGGCCCGCATCGCCGCGGGCCTGGCCGAGCTGCGGCGCGGCCGCACGACCATCCTCGTGACCACCAGCCCGGCGCTGCTCGCCGCGACCGACCGCGTCGTCCTCCTCGACGACGGGCGGATCGCCGGCGTCGGCAGCCACGCCGAGCTGGCCGGTCGCGCCGACTACCGGGCGGCGGTGCTGTCATGA